Proteins from a genomic interval of Amycolatopsis sp. cg13:
- a CDS encoding SDR family NAD(P)-dependent oxidoreductase produces MILRQEVLQMSDEARTDETKLVDYLKRVTANLQQTRARLRAVEAAESEPIAIVAMGCRYPGGVRSADDLWELVANGRDAIGEFPSDRGWALDRLFDADPDSPGTSYVSEGGFVHEAGEFDAPFFGISPREALAMDPQQRIVLELAWETFERAGIAPHSLAKQQVGVFVGSGGQDYYDELPPSVLAGEVEDYLSTGNAGSVISGRIAYALGLEGPAVTIDSACSSSLVALHLAVQSLRQRDCSLALAGGVMIMSRPGPFLAFSRQRGLAADGRCKAFSDSADGTGWAEGAGTLLLERLSDAQRNGHQVLAVVRGSAVNSDGASNGLTAPNGPSQQRVIRQALANARLSASDVDAVEGHGTGTTLGDPIEAQALLATYGQDRTEPLWLGSIKSNIGHAQAAAGVSGVIKMVQAMRHGLLPRTLHVTEPSTEVDWTSGAVELLKTERPWAAGERPRRAGVSSFGVSGTNAHIILEEAPAVEAAAPATPSWPEGVAVPLPLAGHGSAALRAQAAQLVSFAASPLDLGFSLATSRSPLSHRAVVLAEDPKQAIAALADGVATPDIVTGTQVEGLTAFLFSGQGAQRAGMGAALAAAFPVFRAALDEVCAELDQHLDRPLKTVLFEKPRLINQTGYTQPALFAIEVALFRLLASWGIKPDFLLGHSIGELAAAHVAGVFSLADAATLVAARARLMQALPSGGSMVALQATEDEVTPHLTDEVSIAAINGPDSVVLSGTEEAVAAVVAAFDGRKSSKLKVSHAFHSPLMEPMLAEFAAVARGLSYHQPEIPLVSTVGPDVDMSTPDYWVRQVRAAVRFHDGIGTLAAQGVGRFAEVGPDGVLSALVRQTSDALVVPVLRKDREEPAAALTALAELFVSGLTPDWAAVFADRGAQRVDLPPYAFQRKRYWLDARANRDEVTAAGLTSAGHPLLGAAVALADTDGVVLTGRLSVETHPWLAEHQLGDAVTVPGTAFLELVVRAGDQVGSGRIEELTLGSPLVLPARGGIQVQVTVGAAGERDVRSVTVHSRPEDDDADWTLHASGSVAPQSASGGTALTEWPPAGAESVAIDGLYDDFADTGLTYGPLFRSLQAVWQRDGEIFAEVALPEDNDADRFGLHPAALDACTHALRVAGGGDGGVGRVPFCWTGVELHATGASALRVRFTPTTEDGFTIALADPTGAPVATVAETVFRAFSAPVAEQAAPLYRIEWQRSADVEATVDTADVQLLECIGESGTAAETHELTHRVLAGLQAWLTEEHPAHARLVVVTRGAVPAAGDVTDLAASAVWGLVRSAQEENPDAFVLLDLDAETTPETVLPQVLASGEAQAAVRLGTVLVPRLVRTTPELERPYFCPHGTVLVTGASGALGGKLARHLVAEHGVRRLLLLSRRITPALDQLAAELRESEVDVRLERCDVADREALASVLASLPEENPLTAVVHAAGVLDDGVVTALTPERVDAVLAPKVDGALNLHELTREIALSAFVLFSSVSGVLGAPGQGSYAAANAYLDALASHRVAHGLPGLSLDWGLWGEVGGMGGTLTEEEVQRLAASGIVPLSTAEGLALFDRAIAVRKPTAVPAKFDLPVLRKLDRLPRTLEQLVGRTTRRVAAAAESSVDSFAARLLGMPDEDRRDAVLELVRSHAATVLGYRAAHEIEPSAQFQSLGFDSLTAIELRNGLTAATGQRLPATLIFDHPTPTALAAHLLDELAGTSVEISTVSTKDNSDEPIAIVGMACRLPGGVTSPEQLWELVAEGRDAIGDFPADRGWDIDGLLDPTGRRPGTTYVARGGFVYDAGDFDPTFFGVSPKEAPMIDPQQRLLLEASWEALERSGIDPVSLKGSPTGVYAGVQYHDYVGANSAGSIVTGRVSYTLGLEGPAVSVDTACSSSLVAMHMAAQALRGGDCSLALAGGVTVMATPETFVEFSRQQGLAADGRCKVFSDDADGTTWSEGVGVLVLERLSDARANGHPVLAVLKGSAVNQDGTSNGLTAPNGPAQQRVIRAALADAGLEPSDVDAVEAHGTGTKLGDPIEVQALLATYGAQTSADRPLWIGSVKSNIGHTQAAAGAAGVIKMIEAMRHGELPATLHVGKPSSEIDWSTGAVRVLAEPVKWLPNGHTRRVGVSSFGVSGTNAHVILEEGDRREVTASTGPEYDGPVAWPVSGRGAAALRAKAEQLMSYVDEDPEGSLADIGLSLATARSAFDRRAVLIGSRSPQFVRGLAALVDEEDARGVIRGTATGSGRTAFLFAGQGSQRAQMGTQLAARYPAFAEAYDEVCAELDKHLDRPLREVIDSGEGLDETRWTQPALFALEVALFRTVRSWGVKPDLLAGHSIGELAAAHCAGVFSLADAAKLVVARGKLMQALPTGGAMVAIDGTPEAVREAAGDTVDIAAVNGPTAVVISGAAEAVAEVAAKFERTKQLRVSHAFHSRLMDPMLAEFRTVAEGLSYAEPRISIISTVTGGPADLTSPEYWVNQVREGVQFRDAVARAAADGVTRFLELGPDTTLTAMADASLDDRPDGLVLASLLHKEQDEAVAALTGVAQLHVSGVDLDWSAIYAPTGAHPVPVPTYPFQRQRYWLESTAAAPGQEDHPLLGTATELAGAEGLLFSGRLSVGTHPWLADHVVGGSILFPGTGFVEMAIRAGDEAGCPRLDELTLEYPLVVPERTGVRVQFALDAAENGIRTFTVHSRPEGAADGVPWTRHATGRLAKAGKSEKFDLSAWPPAADQVQLDGTYEELAADGLAYGPAFRGLVAAWKGDGEAFAEIQLPAAVSDVDRYGIHPAVLDAALHTIGVSGAVGDEPALPFAWEGVRLHAVGATTLRVHVKQIGSGAAALKIADATGAPVASVDSLLLRPMSAQPQAAETGGTESLFRLAWEQTDLDAVAEVTDWTVVGDDPFGLTDALGATAATSIDDASGLVVLPAAGDDVHAELHRVLGELQTFLGRPEGSLLVVTRGAVAAGAEESPDPVGAAVAGLVRSAQAEHPDRITLVDLGTGTPSGRTLAAVSASDEPQVALRSGAVLVPRLQRAADAAAAPVWHSEGTVLITGATGALGGSVARHLVTEHGVQNLLLVSRRGADAPGAAELRDELTGLGAEVTLAACDVADRAAVSALLDGIDLRGVVHAAGVLDDGVLTSLTPERLDNVLRPKVDAAATLDELTRDRNLTAFVLFSSAAGVLGAPGQGSYAAANAYLDALAVRRRREGLAGSSLAWGLWGGGMGAALEDADAHRIGETGITALSTEDGLRLLDAAAGSPEPLLVPIALDTRVLVSSGDDDLPAVLRELAGSRGRRAAQDAVEDTESLAQKLGALPPGKRVPTVLTLVRTHAATLLGHAGPEAVEADRSFNEVGFDSLSATGFRNKLSLVTGLKLPVSLIFDYPTPRILAEHLVTELAPAETEPEPLTDQGIRDALSAIPLERLRSAGLLDGLLELAGIQIPEQAEHLEEEQSAVDEDTIDELDTDALISMAIGGGDDD; encoded by the coding sequence TTGATTCTGCGACAAGAGGTTCTCCAGATGTCTGACGAAGCCAGGACCGACGAAACCAAGCTGGTCGACTACCTGAAGCGGGTCACCGCCAACCTGCAGCAGACGCGGGCGCGGCTGCGCGCGGTCGAGGCCGCCGAATCCGAGCCGATCGCGATCGTCGCGATGGGCTGCCGCTATCCCGGCGGCGTCCGGTCCGCCGACGACCTGTGGGAGCTGGTCGCCAACGGCCGCGACGCGATCGGGGAGTTCCCGTCCGACCGCGGCTGGGCGCTGGACCGGCTGTTCGACGCCGACCCGGACAGCCCCGGCACGAGCTACGTCTCCGAAGGCGGGTTCGTGCACGAAGCGGGCGAGTTCGACGCGCCGTTCTTCGGCATCTCGCCGCGCGAGGCGCTGGCCATGGACCCGCAGCAGCGGATCGTGCTGGAACTGGCGTGGGAGACCTTCGAGCGGGCCGGCATCGCGCCGCATTCGCTGGCGAAACAGCAGGTCGGCGTGTTCGTCGGCAGCGGCGGGCAGGACTACTACGACGAGCTGCCGCCGTCCGTGCTCGCGGGCGAGGTCGAGGACTACCTGAGCACCGGCAACGCCGGCTCGGTCATTTCCGGCCGGATCGCGTACGCGCTCGGACTGGAAGGCCCGGCAGTCACGATCGACTCCGCGTGCTCGTCTTCGCTGGTCGCACTGCACTTGGCGGTCCAGTCGCTGCGCCAGCGGGACTGTTCGCTCGCGCTGGCGGGCGGCGTGATGATCATGTCGCGCCCGGGTCCGTTCCTCGCCTTCAGCCGTCAGCGCGGTCTTGCCGCCGACGGTCGGTGCAAGGCGTTCTCCGACAGCGCGGACGGCACCGGCTGGGCCGAAGGCGCGGGAACCCTTCTGCTGGAACGACTTTCCGACGCCCAGCGCAACGGACACCAGGTGCTCGCGGTCGTGCGCGGCTCGGCGGTCAACTCCGACGGCGCGTCCAACGGCCTCACCGCGCCGAACGGTCCCTCGCAGCAGCGGGTGATCCGGCAGGCGCTGGCCAACGCCCGGCTGTCCGCGTCCGATGTGGACGCTGTCGAGGGCCACGGCACCGGCACCACGCTGGGCGATCCCATTGAGGCGCAAGCATTGCTGGCCACCTACGGTCAGGACCGGACTGAGCCGCTGTGGCTCGGGTCGATTAAGTCGAACATCGGCCACGCACAGGCGGCGGCGGGTGTCAGCGGCGTGATCAAGATGGTGCAGGCGATGCGGCACGGGCTGCTGCCGCGCACGCTGCACGTCACCGAACCGTCCACAGAGGTCGATTGGACCTCCGGCGCGGTTGAGCTGTTGAAGACCGAGCGTCCGTGGGCGGCGGGAGAACGCCCACGTCGCGCGGGTGTTTCGTCGTTCGGCGTGAGCGGCACCAACGCGCACATCATCCTGGAGGAAGCGCCTGCGGTGGAGGCCGCTGCGCCGGCTACCCCGAGTTGGCCGGAGGGCGTCGCGGTTCCGCTGCCGCTGGCTGGCCACGGGAGTGCGGCGCTGCGGGCACAGGCCGCGCAGCTGGTCTCGTTTGCTGCGTCCCCGCTTGACCTGGGCTTTTCGCTCGCGACCTCGCGTTCGCCGCTGTCGCATCGCGCGGTCGTGCTGGCCGAGGACCCGAAGCAGGCCATCGCCGCGCTCGCGGACGGCGTCGCCACTCCGGACATCGTCACCGGCACGCAGGTGGAAGGACTGACCGCGTTCCTGTTCTCCGGCCAAGGCGCGCAGCGGGCCGGGATGGGGGCTGCGCTGGCTGCGGCGTTCCCGGTGTTCCGTGCCGCACTGGACGAGGTCTGTGCCGAACTGGACCAGCACCTCGACCGTCCACTCAAGACAGTCCTGTTCGAGAAACCGCGGTTGATCAACCAAACCGGCTACACTCAGCCCGCGCTGTTCGCGATCGAGGTCGCGCTGTTCCGGCTGCTCGCGTCGTGGGGGATCAAGCCGGACTTCCTGCTCGGCCATTCGATCGGTGAGCTTGCTGCCGCGCACGTCGCCGGGGTCTTCTCGCTGGCCGACGCCGCCACCTTGGTGGCCGCTCGGGCTCGGCTGATGCAGGCGCTGCCGTCCGGTGGGTCGATGGTGGCTCTGCAGGCGACCGAGGACGAGGTCACGCCGCATCTGACTGACGAGGTCAGCATCGCCGCCATCAACGGCCCGGATTCCGTCGTGCTTTCCGGCACCGAGGAGGCCGTCGCCGCAGTGGTGGCTGCGTTCGACGGCCGGAAGTCTTCGAAGCTCAAGGTCTCGCACGCGTTCCACTCGCCGCTGATGGAACCGATGCTCGCCGAGTTCGCTGCCGTGGCCCGTGGCCTGAGCTATCACCAGCCGGAAATTCCGCTGGTCTCCACGGTCGGCCCGGATGTCGACATGTCCACTCCGGACTACTGGGTGCGCCAGGTCCGCGCCGCGGTCCGGTTCCACGACGGCATCGGAACCCTTGCCGCACAAGGTGTCGGACGGTTCGCCGAGGTCGGTCCGGACGGCGTGCTGTCCGCGCTGGTCCGCCAGACGTCCGACGCGCTCGTGGTCCCGGTGCTCCGCAAGGACCGCGAAGAACCGGCCGCCGCCCTCACCGCGCTGGCTGAGCTGTTCGTCAGCGGCCTGACCCCGGACTGGGCCGCGGTCTTCGCCGACCGTGGTGCCCAGCGCGTCGACCTGCCGCCGTATGCGTTCCAGCGCAAGCGGTATTGGCTCGACGCCCGTGCCAACCGCGACGAGGTCACCGCCGCCGGGCTGACGTCCGCCGGGCACCCGCTGCTCGGCGCGGCCGTCGCGCTCGCCGACACCGACGGCGTCGTGCTCACCGGCCGGCTGTCCGTCGAAACGCACCCGTGGCTGGCCGAACACCAGCTCGGCGACGCGGTCACCGTGCCCGGAACCGCGTTCCTGGAACTGGTCGTCCGCGCCGGAGACCAGGTCGGCTCCGGCCGGATCGAGGAACTGACCCTGGGCAGCCCGCTCGTCCTGCCCGCCCGTGGCGGCATTCAGGTGCAAGTCACCGTCGGTGCGGCGGGGGAGCGCGACGTCCGTTCGGTGACTGTCCACTCGCGACCCGAGGACGACGACGCCGACTGGACCCTGCACGCAAGCGGCAGCGTCGCTCCGCAGTCGGCCAGCGGCGGCACTGCGCTGACCGAGTGGCCGCCCGCTGGGGCGGAGTCGGTCGCCATCGACGGCCTGTACGACGACTTCGCCGACACCGGCCTGACGTACGGCCCGCTTTTCCGTTCCCTGCAAGCAGTCTGGCAGCGCGACGGCGAGATCTTCGCCGAAGTCGCGTTGCCGGAGGACAACGACGCTGACCGCTTCGGCCTCCACCCGGCCGCGCTCGACGCGTGCACCCACGCGCTGCGCGTCGCCGGTGGCGGTGACGGCGGCGTCGGCCGGGTTCCGTTCTGCTGGACCGGAGTTGAGCTGCACGCCACCGGTGCGTCCGCGCTGCGTGTGCGGTTCACCCCGACCACAGAGGACGGTTTCACCATCGCTCTCGCCGACCCGACCGGAGCTCCGGTCGCGACGGTCGCCGAGACGGTGTTCCGCGCGTTCAGCGCCCCGGTCGCCGAGCAGGCCGCGCCGCTGTACCGGATCGAATGGCAGCGATCCGCGGATGTCGAAGCCACTGTGGACACTGCCGATGTCCAGCTTCTCGAGTGCATCGGCGAATCCGGCACTGCCGCGGAGACTCACGAACTCACCCACCGTGTACTGGCTGGGCTGCAGGCTTGGCTGACCGAGGAACACCCCGCGCACGCCCGGCTCGTGGTGGTCACGCGCGGCGCGGTCCCGGCCGCCGGAGACGTCACCGACCTCGCCGCCTCCGCGGTCTGGGGCCTGGTCCGCTCCGCGCAGGAGGAGAATCCGGACGCCTTCGTCCTGCTCGACCTCGACGCCGAAACCACGCCGGAAACGGTGTTGCCGCAGGTGCTGGCCTCGGGCGAGGCGCAGGCGGCGGTCCGGCTCGGCACCGTCCTCGTGCCTCGGCTGGTCCGCACGACACCCGAGCTGGAGCGGCCGTACTTCTGTCCGCACGGCACGGTGCTGGTCACCGGCGCGTCCGGCGCGCTGGGCGGAAAGCTCGCCCGGCACCTGGTCGCCGAGCACGGCGTCCGCCGGTTGCTGCTGCTCAGCCGCCGGATCACGCCCGCTCTCGACCAGTTGGCCGCCGAGTTGCGCGAAAGCGAGGTCGACGTCCGGCTGGAACGCTGCGACGTCGCCGACCGCGAGGCGCTGGCCAGCGTCCTGGCGTCGCTGCCGGAGGAGAACCCGCTCACCGCGGTCGTGCACGCCGCCGGCGTTCTCGACGACGGCGTGGTCACCGCTTTGACGCCGGAGCGGGTCGACGCCGTGCTCGCCCCGAAGGTCGACGGTGCGCTGAACCTGCACGAACTCACTCGCGAGATCGCGCTGTCCGCGTTCGTGCTGTTCTCGTCGGTCTCCGGCGTCCTCGGCGCGCCCGGCCAGGGCAGTTACGCCGCAGCTAACGCCTACCTGGACGCCCTCGCGTCGCACCGTGTCGCGCACGGCCTGCCGGGTCTGTCGCTGGACTGGGGCCTGTGGGGCGAGGTTGGCGGCATGGGCGGCACGCTCACCGAAGAGGAGGTGCAGCGGCTCGCGGCCAGCGGCATCGTGCCACTGTCCACTGCGGAGGGTCTGGCGCTGTTCGACCGCGCCATCGCCGTCCGCAAGCCGACCGCCGTCCCGGCCAAGTTCGACCTGCCGGTGCTGCGCAAACTCGACCGGCTCCCGCGCACGCTGGAGCAACTCGTCGGCCGCACCACCCGCCGGGTCGCCGCCGCTGCCGAGTCCTCTGTGGATTCGTTCGCCGCAAGGCTGCTGGGAATGCCGGACGAAGACCGTCGCGACGCGGTGCTGGAACTGGTGCGCAGTCACGCCGCCACCGTGCTCGGTTACCGAGCAGCACACGAGATCGAGCCGTCGGCGCAGTTCCAGTCGCTCGGGTTCGACTCGCTGACCGCGATCGAACTCCGCAACGGCCTCACCGCGGCCACCGGCCAGCGACTGCCCGCCACGCTGATCTTCGACCACCCGACACCGACCGCTCTCGCCGCACATCTGCTCGATGAACTGGCGGGCACTTCCGTCGAGATCAGCACAGTGTCCACTAAGGACAACTCGGACGAGCCGATCGCGATCGTCGGCATGGCCTGTCGTCTGCCCGGTGGCGTCACCTCGCCGGAACAGCTGTGGGAACTGGTCGCCGAGGGTCGCGACGCGATCGGGGACTTCCCGGCCGACCGCGGCTGGGACATCGACGGCCTGCTCGACCCGACCGGCCGCCGCCCCGGCACGACCTACGTCGCACGAGGCGGATTCGTCTACGACGCGGGCGATTTCGACCCGACGTTCTTCGGCGTCTCGCCGAAGGAAGCGCCGATGATCGACCCGCAGCAGCGGTTGCTCCTCGAAGCGTCCTGGGAAGCGCTGGAGCGGTCCGGGATCGACCCGGTCTCGCTCAAGGGCAGCCCGACCGGCGTGTACGCGGGCGTCCAGTACCACGACTACGTCGGTGCGAACAGCGCTGGCTCGATCGTCACCGGCCGGGTTTCCTACACCCTCGGCCTCGAAGGACCGGCCGTTTCCGTCGACACCGCGTGCTCGTCCTCGCTGGTCGCGATGCACATGGCGGCGCAGGCGCTGCGCGGCGGCGACTGCTCGCTCGCGCTGGCCGGCGGCGTCACGGTGATGGCCACGCCGGAGACCTTTGTGGAATTCAGCCGTCAGCAGGGCCTCGCCGCCGACGGCCGGTGCAAGGTGTTCTCCGACGACGCCGACGGCACCACCTGGTCCGAAGGCGTCGGCGTGCTGGTGCTGGAGCGCCTTTCCGACGCCCGCGCCAACGGCCACCCGGTGCTCGCGGTCCTCAAGGGCAGCGCGGTGAACCAGGACGGCACATCGAACGGCCTGACCGCGCCTAACGGTCCCGCGCAGCAGCGGGTCATCCGCGCCGCGCTGGCCGATGCCGGACTCGAACCGTCCGATGTGGACGCCGTCGAAGCGCACGGTACCGGCACGAAGCTCGGCGACCCGATCGAAGTCCAGGCGCTGCTGGCGACTTACGGCGCGCAGACGTCGGCGGACCGTCCTCTGTGGATCGGTTCGGTGAAGTCGAACATCGGGCACACGCAGGCCGCCGCCGGTGCGGCAGGCGTGATCAAGATGATCGAAGCGATGCGGCACGGCGAACTCCCCGCGACGCTGCACGTGGGCAAGCCATCGAGCGAGATCGACTGGTCCACAGGTGCGGTGCGAGTGCTCGCCGAGCCGGTGAAGTGGCTGCCGAACGGCCACACCCGCCGCGTCGGCGTCTCGTCCTTCGGCGTGAGCGGCACGAACGCGCACGTGATCCTGGAGGAAGGCGACCGTCGCGAGGTCACCGCCTCGACTGGCCCGGAGTACGACGGACCGGTCGCCTGGCCGGTCTCCGGTCGCGGCGCGGCTGCGTTGCGGGCCAAGGCCGAACAGCTGATGTCCTATGTGGACGAGGACCCGGAAGGCAGCCTCGCCGACATCGGTCTCTCGCTGGCGACCGCACGCAGCGCTTTCGACCGTCGCGCGGTGCTGATCGGCAGCCGCTCGCCGCAGTTCGTGCGTGGGCTGGCGGCCTTGGTGGACGAGGAAGACGCACGCGGCGTCATCCGTGGCACCGCGACCGGCAGCGGCCGAACCGCGTTCCTGTTCGCGGGTCAGGGTTCGCAGCGGGCGCAGATGGGCACGCAGCTGGCCGCGCGGTACCCGGCCTTCGCCGAGGCCTACGACGAGGTGTGCGCCGAACTCGACAAGCACCTCGACCGTCCGCTCCGTGAAGTGATCGACAGCGGCGAAGGCCTCGACGAGACCCGCTGGACGCAACCGGCGCTGTTCGCGCTGGAAGTCGCACTGTTCCGTACGGTCCGATCCTGGGGCGTGAAGCCGGACCTGCTGGCCGGACACTCGATCGGCGAACTCGCCGCCGCGCACTGTGCTGGCGTGTTCTCGCTGGCCGACGCCGCGAAGCTCGTGGTCGCCCGGGGCAAGCTGATGCAGGCCCTGCCGACCGGCGGCGCGATGGTCGCGATCGATGGCACGCCCGAAGCGGTTCGCGAAGCCGCCGGGGACACTGTGGACATTGCCGCAGTGAACGGCCCGACCGCAGTCGTCATCTCCGGTGCCGCGGAAGCGGTCGCCGAAGTGGCGGCGAAGTTCGAGCGCACCAAGCAACTCCGCGTTTCGCACGCATTCCACTCGCGACTGATGGACCCGATGCTCGCCGAATTCCGCACTGTCGCGGAAGGACTGTCCTATGCGGAACCCAGGATTTCGATCATCTCCACGGTCACCGGCGGCCCGGCCGACCTGACCTCGCCGGAGTACTGGGTAAACCAGGTCCGCGAAGGCGTGCAATTCCGAGACGCGGTCGCCCGGGCCGCGGCAGACGGTGTGACCCGGTTCCTCGAACTGGGCCCGGACACCACACTCACCGCGATGGCCGACGCCAGCCTCGACGACCGTCCGGACGGTCTCGTGCTCGCCTCGCTGCTGCACAAGGAGCAGGACGAAGCCGTCGCCGCGCTCACCGGTGTCGCGCAGCTGCACGTCAGCGGCGTCGACCTCGACTGGTCAGCGATCTACGCTCCGACCGGCGCGCACCCGGTGCCCGTGCCGACGTATCCGTTCCAGCGCCAGCGTTACTGGCTGGAGAGCACGGCTGCCGCGCCGGGGCAGGAAGACCATCCGCTGCTCGGCACCGCGACGGAGCTGGCCGGTGCGGAGGGCCTCCTGTTCTCGGGACGGCTGTCCGTCGGCACGCACCCGTGGCTGGCTGACCACGTCGTCGGCGGCTCGATCCTTTTCCCCGGCACCGGTTTCGTCGAGATGGCGATCCGCGCCGGAGACGAGGCCGGATGCCCGCGCCTGGACGAGCTGACGCTGGAGTACCCGCTGGTGGTGCCGGAGCGGACCGGCGTGCGCGTCCAGTTCGCGCTCGACGCCGCGGAAAACGGTATTCGCACCTTCACTGTCCACTCGCGACCGGAAGGCGCGGCGGACGGCGTCCCGTGGACCCGCCATGCCACTGGACGCCTTGCCAAGGCAGGCAAGTCGGAGAAGTTCGACCTCTCCGCCTGGCCGCCCGCCGCCGATCAGGTGCAACTCGATGGCACCTATGAGGAACTGGCCGCCGACGGTCTCGCGTACGGCCCGGCGTTCCGCGGCCTCGTCGCTGCCTGGAAGGGCGATGGGGAAGCGTTCGCGGAGATCCAGCTGCCTGCTGCGGTGTCCGATGTGGACCGTTACGGCATCCACCCGGCCGTTCTCGACGCCGCCTTGCACACCATCGGCGTCTCCGGCGCGGTCGGCGACGAACCGGCGCTGCCGTTCGCGTGGGAAGGCGTCCGGCTGCACGCAGTCGGCGCGACGACGCTGCGGGTGCACGTGAAGCAGATCGGTTCGGGTGCGGCTGCGCTGAAGATCGCCGACGCCACCGGCGCACCGGTCGCTTCGGTGGATTCGCTGCTGCTTCGCCCGATGTCCGCACAGCCGCAGGCCGCCGAAACCGGGGGCACGGAGTCGCTGTTCCGCCTCGCCTGGGAGCAGACCGACCTCGACGCGGTAGCCGAAGTCACCGACTGGACCGTGGTCGGCGACGACCCGTTCGGCCTCACCGATGCCCTCGGCGCCACCGCCGCGACCAGCATCGACGACGCTTCCGGCCTGGTCGTGCTGCCCGCCGCCGGCGACGACGTGCACGCGGAACTGCACCGCGTCCTCGGCGAACTGCAGACGTTCCTCGGCCGTCCGGAGGGCTCGCTGCTAGTGGTCACCCGAGGCGCGGTCGCGGCCGGCGCCGAGGAAAGCCCCGACCCGGTCGGAGCCGCGGTGGCCGGACTGGTCCGTTCGGCGCAAGCCGAGCACCCGGACCGGATCACCCTGGTCGACCTCGGCACCGGAACCCCTAGCGGCCGCACCCTTGCCGCAGTGTCGGCATCGGACGAACCGCAGGTCGCCCTCCGCTCCGGAGCGGTGCTGGTACCGCGGCTGCAACGAGCCGCCGACGCCGCTGCCGCGCCGGTTTGGCACTCCGAAGGCACCGTGCTGATCACCGGCGCGACCGGTGCGCTCGGCGGTTCCGTCGCCCGGCACCTGGTGACCGAACACGGCGTACAGAATCTCCTGCTGGTCAGCCGTCGTGGCGCGGACGCACCGGGCGCGGCCGAGCTGCGGGACGAACTGACCGGTCTCGGTGCCGAAGTCACGCTCGCCGCCTGCGACGTCGCAGACCGCGCCGCGGTTTCCGCGCTTCTGGACGGAATTGATCTGCGCGGAGTCGTGCACGCAGCCGGTGTCCTGGACGACGGTGTCCTGACTTCCCTTACGCCGGAACGTCTCGACAACGTCCTGCGCCCGAAGGTCGACGCCGCGGCGACGCTCGACGAGCTGACCCGCGACCGCAACCTGACCGCGTTCGTCCTGTTCTCCTCGGCCGCCGGCGTGCTCGGCGCACCGGGCCAGGGCAGCTATGCCGCGGCCAACGCCTACCTCGACGCGCTGGCGGTCCGCCGCCGCCGCGAAGGCCTCGCGGGCTCGTCGCTCGCCTGGGGTCTGTGGGGCGGCGGCATGGGCGCGGCGCTGGAGGACGCGGACGCCCACCGCATCGGCGAAACCGGCATCACGGCGCTGTCCACTGAGGACGGTCTGCGATTGCTGGACGCGGCAGCTGGTTCGCCTGAACCGCTGCTCGTGCCGATCGCTTTGGATACCCGCGTACTAGTGTCCTCGGGCGACGACGATCTCCCGGCCGTCCTGCGCGAACTCGCCGGCTCTCGCGGCCGACGAGCGGCTCAGGATGCCGTGGAGGACACCGAATCGCTGGCGCAGAAACTCGGCGCGCTCCCGCCGGGCAAGCGGGTGCCGACCGTGCTCACCCTGGTGCGCACGCACGCGGCGACGCTGCTCGGGCACGCCGGTCCGGAGGCGGTGGAAGCGGACCGCTCGTTCAACGAGGTCGGCTTCGATTCCCTGTCCGCCACCGGGTTCCGCAACAAGCTCAGCCTCGTCACCGGCCTGAAGCTGCCGGTCAGCCTGATCTTCGACTACCCGACGCCGCGGATCCTCGCCGAGCACCTGGTCACCGAACTGGCTCCGGCCGAGACCGAGCCGGAACCGTTGACGGACCAGGGAATCCGGGACGCGCTGTCGGCGATCCCGCTGGAACGGCTGCGTTCGGCGGGCCTGCTGGACGGACTGCTCGAACTGGCGGGCATCCAGATCCCGGAACAGGCCGAGCACCTGGAAGAGGAACAGTCCGCGGTGGACGAGGACACGATCGACGAACTGGACACCGACGCGTTGATCAGCATGGCAATCGGGGGTGGGGACGACGATTAG
- a CDS encoding ATP-binding cassette domain-containing protein codes for MVTGYAIEARGLRKSYGDVDVLESVDLSVERGTMFALLGPNGAGKTTTVRILSTLLEADGGTVTVNGHDVAKRTRKVREQIGLTGQNTAVDELLTGRENLEMMGRLFHLPIARAKERATELLAQFDLEEAASRPVKTYSGGMRRRLDLAISLITSPPVLFLDEPTTGLDPRSRSAMWDAIRKLLDGGTTVLLTTQYLDEADQLADRIAVIDKGRVVAEGTATELKRRVGTERLKLTFASVAEAGRAQQITGGVLLDETVSVPIDHPGQVRATLNRVADAGLEPAGIELSEPTLDDVFHTLTSTAGAK; via the coding sequence ATGGTCACCGGCTACGCAATCGAAGCACGGGGGCTGCGCAAGTCCTACGGCGATGTCGACGTCCTGGAGAGCGTCGACCTCAGCGTCGAGCGGGGCACGATGTTCGCGCTGCTGGGCCCCAACGGCGCCGGCAAGACCACGACGGTGCGGATCCTCAGCACCCTCCTGGAGGCCGACGGCGGCACCGTGACCGTCAACGGGCACGACGTCGCCAAGCGCACCCGCAAGGTCCGCGAGCAGATCGGCCTCACCGGACAGAACACCGCGGTCGACGAACTGCTCACCGGCCGCGAAAACCTGGAAATGATGGGGCGGCTGTTCCACCTGCCGATCGCGCGGGCGAAGGAGCGGGCCACCGAACTGCTCGCGCAGTTCGACCTCGAAGAAGCCGCGAGCCGTCCGGTGAAGACCTACTCCGGCGGCATGCGGCGCCGCCTCGACCTCGCGATCAGCCTGATCACGTCGCCGCCGGTGCTGTTCCTCGACGAGCCCACCACGGGTCTCGACCCGCGCAGCCGCTCGGCGATGTGGGACGCGATCCGCAAGCTGCTCGACGGCGGAACCACGGTCCTGCTCACCACGCAGTACCTCGACGAGGCCGACCAGCTCGCCGACCGGATCGCGGTCATCGACAAGGGCCGCGTCGTCGCGGAGGGCACCGCCACCGAGCTGAAGCGCCGGGTCGGCACCGAACGGCTGAAGCTGACTTTCGCGTCGGTCGCCGAAGCGGGCCGCGCGCAGCAGATCACCGGCGGCGTGCTGCTGGACGAGACGGTCAGCGTCCCGATCGACCACCCCGGCCAGGTGCGCGCGACGCTCAACCGGGTCGCCGACGCCGGGCTCGAGCCCGCCGGGATCGAACTGTCCGAGCCGACGCTCGACGACGTGTTCCACACCCTCACCTCAACCGCGGGAGCGAAGTGA